The following DNA comes from Hemibagrus wyckioides isolate EC202008001 linkage group LG05, SWU_Hwy_1.0, whole genome shotgun sequence.
cactacactacagtactctatattacacttcactactctacactacacaacaccacaatacattacactacacaacactacagcacactacattacacagcactacacaacaccacactacattacatgtctcagcactacactacacaacaccacactaccctACACAAtggcacactacactacactatacaatacacaacaccacactacattacactacacaacactacactactctacacaacaccacactgcactatacaacTTCACACTACAatactttacattacacaccattacactacacaatactataatacactacacagaaCCACattactttatactactctacaatacacaacaccacactataatactctacaatacacaacaccacactacaatactctacagtacacaacaccacactacaacacaccactaataTAGATATACAGTAGATATAAAGACATGTTGATACTAGCCAGACTAGACTAGCTGACctttaaaagtataaaattttcatttttatcattCTAGTAGAAAATGTACTTAAAACTTCTAGAACATTCCCCCACACAATGTTCTAGTCTCTCTAGTTTTGCACTGATTTTAATCACAAATGTTTCAATATTACTGCATTCAATTTGGACATAGAGATTTGCCCAATTTTTTGGAAGCACGTATTAAACTTTATAAGGTTTGGATTTAACATCTGATCTTCCACATTATCAACTCATCTTTCAGGTGAACAGCTTGCAAAAGATCATATGTGGTATGTCATCATCCAGACGAGCCCCATGCAGGTTATGACACTACGGTCATGTTTTAATTCGACTGTAACTCACATTTCTGTGCCTTTGACCCAGCAGTGAGTTCCACAGAGCTAATTATATCTCGGTTTGCTCCTGACCCTGACCGTGACACCgctatttttaaacatttagaaAAGATTAGCACAGACGATCCTCAAGTAAATCATCACCTGAAAAATCCGTGCTCTTTCACAACACAGGTTTATTTAGCTACTTAGTTTTGAAatcttgaatttattttaaaatcttttaaaatgcAGTGTTTGATCACTTAGCTATGTTATCACCTGTTGTGAtgaaaataatgattaaaatctgaagtttaaaacaaatatcAAAACTAGAATCAAATGTAAACAGTACGTTTCAATAGATCTATCACAGttgtgaaggtcaggtgtttCTACATATCTTACCTTTCAGATAGTTAACAAGAATGTAAAACATACTCAAAGCTAAACATCtataactgtttattttattaaccatTAATTAGAATTAAAAGCCTTTAGGTTAATGTTTACACCTCAAAAACTTCAGTTTAGTATCTTCTACAGaaagttattttatttccaaTTATTTCTAAAGTATTTCTGGTTGATATTAGCAAAGATTTCTCTCTATAACAGGGATCTTCAATCTTAGCAATAGTTTTGGTTGTTCAATAAAAatcatgaattattataaaGGCATTATTATGTGAATCTATTTAACATCTTATACTTAAATCATCATTTTCCACAAGTCTTTGTATGTCCCACAGTACTCCTTCAACCTGAACTGTCACctaaacacatttattcctATGAAATATCCAAGAATATTCCTCAAGTCTCATGAATTTCTCTGTGAAttaagatttgtttttattttaaactatatGGTGATACTAGTTGGTGAGATCACTTTGAACATACACTTAAGGGTGTAGTTTCTGTCTAAAGGGTTTGCAAATGTTTCCAAAAGTTGTGCTAAATATATTCCTAGcgtgttattaaaaataaaacagatcttAAAAATTCGGATCCAAAAATTCTACTGATTTACCTTTGCTTGATTTATAAGTTccttatttttgtatttaatttatttttttaattaaattttttttgtgtgttttatttttttatttacttcaaaCATTTAGTGATTTAGTAACTTTTCAGTAATAAAAAGTTTTTGAATATTCTATAAAACcctaattttatttaattatataaaaagcaACTTCTGAACATTGCTCAAAAGGATTATTTACTTATCCCTGCTTCTAAAATGACAGCATTTACTCAAtcccttgaaaaaaaaatcccggTTTTAGCCAACTCTTATCTCTCTAATATCTTACGATAGATGCCACGTAGTTGGACTTTAGCCTGAGGTATATTTACACCAGGGTTGAAAAAAGTTAACCTGTGCAAACAGAGTCAGCTAAATTTAGAAAACTTTTGAGTTCAACATAACTTCTAACTTCTAATTTTAGTCTAAAACCCATTTCACCCACTTGTTGAGCAAATCCTGGAATATCTGCCAAGAGTTTTTACTATAAAGTAAAGAATTAGAAAAGAAATGAggccaaaataaagaaatacaccaaattaatacaatatataattacatatagTAAAGTGATAAAAGTACATATAGTATGCTGTTattgctaaaaaataaaattgcaaatatatttacaatttgtcaacatatttaaaacatcttaaatatagtatatttatttagaatatttattatatatactgATTTAAAGAtatattaatatactgtatatataatattattattaatttttattttcaaattataTCAGCACATTACATAGATGTTACACCTTGTGTATAatctatctatattttttgACATTGCATCAGAGTTTAAAGCCATTTCCAGGACATATTGTGTGTCCTTGACTTCCAACatgatgggtcagtgtgtgtgtgggtgtataagAGATGGGAGGGGTGTATGTACACAGATCACTAAGTACCTGGACCGCCTTTCATTCTCTTTGGGCATAAAAAGAGCGGAACATCTCACTTTCCCTTCAgacacactttaaacacattaacacacttacatacacacacacacttgctgggAAGCTTTCACAAAGATGCCGTGCATCACTGCTGTCCGCCAACAGAGGCTCAGAGTGCCGAGCTCTTACAAGTCAATGTTGGAGAAAGTTCACATGGTAATGTGTGTTAAAGTAGTAAATTACGACTTACAACTTTAGGATTTTTGGTATGATTGTTAATGTGACTTTGACTCTAAATTGTGTAAacctgttgtttgtgtgtgtgtttgcaggtggACCAAATCCTGTCTGAGTTCCAGCTCAGTAAAGAGGAGCTGAAGGAGGTGATGAGACGGATGCAGAGGGAGATGAACCGAGGGCTCCGTGTGGAAACGCATGAGGAAGCCAGCGTTAAAATGCTGCCCACTTATGTCTGCTCTACTCCTGAAGGCTCTGGTCAGTTTCACACTCCACTGTTTAACTGTCTGAAATTTGCTGGATTATCAGTCattcaaaaaaaattaatttcaagGAACTTTatagttaaataattaaataaataaataaataaatacatttattcaggtaacacatttattcattcaaacaacTGTGAATGTCAATGCTTCAGTAAACACTTGGATTTTAACTTGGTTAATGTTTGGAATTAATTTTACAGAATAATTTgccaaatataaaaaatgtaatttttatacaaaattttttatacaaaatgtAATTTGTAATTGTAAGTTTTCTTCTTTATCCAATGCAAGTTGTACTATTGATCTGAAATTATGAGAATAATGTAGCTAACAATTCATTCAAGCCATAATACTCACTCAATACTCAGATACGGTTTAGCCGTAAGGATTGTTTGCAGCTTGCAAGATGCTACACTGCTCCCAGTATCCAAAGCTATGGGAAGTGGtaccttagtggttaagatgttgagCTACTGGTGAGAAGGTTGTGATTTTTGAATCCCAGGactgtcactgttgggcccctgagcaaggcccttaaccttcgaTTGCTCAGTTGTGCAAATTAGacaaatgtaagtcactctggataagggtgtctgccaaatgctgtaataataaatctatacatatttgtgtatatatgtattccTCCAGAGGTTGGAGACTTCCTGGCATTAGATCTAGGTGGCACTAATTTCCGTgtgatgctggtggtggtgggtgaggatgaggagagaggCTGGAAGGTGGAGACCAAGCACCGTATGTACTCCATCCCTGAGGATGCCATGACCGGGACTGCAGAAATGGTAAGTCAAATAACCTATTGCCTCATAATTCTGAAACAATGAGAATGTTTTAGAAATTTTAACGTCCATTTCTGTCCATGGCAGCTGTTTGACTACATCGCAGAGTGTATATCTGACTTCCTGGATGAGCACCACATCAAACATAGGAAACTTCCTCTGGGATTCACTTTCTCGTTTCCGGTCCGTCACGAGGACCTTGATAAGGTAAGTTTCTGCTTTCTGGACAAAGTAGTGGTAAATTTCCAATATTATAATGATCCAGTACAGTTTTgtgattttttgggggggatatTTCGATATTTCATTTCTATTAGGGAATCCTACTAAACTGGACCAAAGGGTTCAAGGCTTCTGGCGCTGAAGGCAACAATGTGGTTGGTCTGCTTAGAGATGCCATTAAAAGGAGAGGGGTCAGTATACACCAGTTACTTGGACCAGTCTGAGCAGATTGAACACAAATATAATGATGTTTAATctggaaataattaataatggtTAAATCTCTCTCTGCAGGACTTCGAGATGGACATAGTTGCAATGGTGAATGACACGGTGGCCACAATGATCTCCTGTTACTATGAAGACCGGAGCTGTGAGGTTGGCATGATAGTAGGTAaggagataacacacacacacactccatttatGACAGGAGCGTGGCATATTTTAACGATAGAATAAAAGTCATAAAGTCTTTTATTGCTTGCTGTGTGTTTCAGGAACCGGCTGTAATGTGTGCTACATGGAAGAGATGCACTCAGTGGAGCTGGTGGAAGGGGAGGAGGGACGGATGTGTGTGAACACCGAGTGGGGAGCCTTCGGAGGAAATGGAGAGCTGGAAGACTTTCGTTTGGAATATGACCGAGTGGTGGACGAGTCATCGCTCAATCCTGGAGAACAGCTGTGAGTCACTTATTACAGGTTCCCACAAAACAGCAAATTACTCTGTGCACAGAAACAGTTCAGATACACTCAACTAATAAAACCAGCAGATACATTCACCATCCCATTAACATAcccagatagacagacagacacccaaaaaatacaacagacagagagaacaacacccagacagacagagagaacaacATCTAGACACccagacagacggagagaacAACATCCAGATacccagacagacagatatagacagacagacatgcagaaagacagacaaatgcTGTGAGAATTGCTGTTGTGTCACAGTAGTCACACAGAGAGACcaacataaacacagacagacagataggcagagtataattctataattctacagacagacagatgagaagacagacaggtgagcacaaacagacagacagacacgtaAGAAGACAAATATTTCTGTGATGGCCATTGACATGGTGCAGTAGAGACacacaggtagacagacaggtggtgTAAGGGTCAAAGCATGTTacagcagacacacagacagacaggcagacagtcaGGGATTGTGAATAGCTTTGgtgaagcagacagacagactgaaagacaCCCAGTCAACCCACACAGGCAAATTGGCCACGTACTGTAAGAATCACAGTAGCAACCAACCCAGTTTATAGTCCCTGTGACATGAATGCCACATGCCATGGTGTCTATGTATGTCACTGTACACTTGCCTCTATactgcaacacaaacacagcagttCCTTGAAACGCTGCAGCTCTGACGTCAGCAAGCTCGTTTGTCGGGAATAGACTGATGCTCTGTCTTAAGAATTCCCACActtacctgtgtgtgttactgctttGACTGAGACTCTTCACTTGCTCTTCTGGGTTCTCCGGGTGACCGTGTTGTTTTTCGGTCAGAACTGACGCCATGTCAGAGCCAAAGCATGTGCCGGGAGATTAATGGCTGCTACAGCAGATCATTAGCGATGTGGCTGGCTTAATGGCTGTTTACAGTGCGCAGTTAAAATCACCTGTTATTAACTCGTGCAGGGTTAAAGTGGATCAACGTTAACTCTGCGGAAGGAAATTTAACTCCCTAAGGGCTCATTTAACACTGGcggatttacacacacacacatttctctgaCTGTTCTTGTGAGAACCTTCCATGCAACTAATTAATGCTATGCAACTCTTAAGTCTAATGCTAATCTTAACCAAGATATAAACCTctccacacactccaaacactacGATGTCATTGTAAAGCcacacaaatatttcaattGTTTTAAATAGATACCTTTGGTGAATCAATTCATCAATCACTTCCTGAGTTGCTAGAAACGAACAAAACAAATGCTCTGTTTTCTCCTTAGCTACGAGAAGCTGATCAGTGGGAAGTACATGGGCGAGCTGGTGCGTCTTGTCCTGATGAAGCTTGTGAATGAAGACTTGCTCTTCAACGGGGAAGCTTCAGACATTCTGAAGACACGTGGCAGCTTCGAGACTCGCTTCGTCTCCCAGATCGAAAGGTGTCTAAATATATGCAGTTAaaatgattatgaattattaggGATTATAATCTGAGGCATCTTGAACATATTATACCAGTTTACCATTCTATAGAAGAGTGTTGTGTTTTAGCCAACCTTTTTTCTAGGTTTATAAATAATAGCGTAACTCACCAAGGTGTTGTTAGCGTaccatccgggtcacggcaccaattgTTTTAGAACTTGATGTTCATGACTATCTGAGTATCAGAACATCTTCATAAGCACATCCTCAATATAATAGTCAGTCAttttcagtcacacacacagccatatcCACAGCTAGCAACAAAAATGCTAATAGATTAAAACGATCGATAAATGAGCTGATCTGTTGTCAAACAAATTAGCACTTAAATTGTAGAAAGCTGCAGTTTATTTCAGCAAGATGTGTTTGATATATTATAATTGAACAGAGTTCACATTCATAGCTCAGAGcctttttagaaaaataattagaaCAAGAACACTAGTTATTCAGTTTGCTGATTAAGAAGGTGAAAGGTCCAAAAATTGAGACAAGCTGATATAGATCGAAACCCGCTAAGCAAGCTAACTAAACCCGCTAAGCAAGCTAAACCTGCTAAGCATAACTTAACTTATGATTATATGTAGTATTTAAGGTATATTAAGTGTTTAAGGTGATGTAGCTTACATTTAGTAGGTTTAATATAGAGCTAATATGTCTTTAGACTGTTTACTATGATGCTAGTTCACGTTTAGCACGTTTACTATAGAGCTAATATGTGTTTAGACTGTTTATTATAATGCTAGTTCATGTTTAGCATGTATGCTATAGAGCTAATATGTGTTTAGACTGTTTATTATAATGCTTCATGTTTAGCATGTTTACCATAGAGCTAATATGTCTTAAATCTAATGCTACTTCAGGTTTAACACATTTGCTATGGAGCTAACTTGTTTTTAGCCTGTTTACTACAATACTAGCTCACATTAGAATAAaatctcttttttcctctttcagtGACACAGGAGACAGAAAACAAATATACAACATCCTGAGCTCACTGGGGGTCCTGCCATCCGAGCTGGACTGTGACATTGTGCGTTTGGCCTGTGAGAGCGTCTCCACTCGCGCAGCGCTCATTTGTGGAGCTGGACTCGCCGGAGTTATTAACATCATGAGGGAGCGCCGCTGTGTGGACGAGCTGAAGATCACCGTGGGAGTGGACGGCTCTGTCTACAAACTCCACCCATGGTGAGGACAGCCGAAAAACCTGCTGCTTTTAGATTAAACAAATTTGTCTTTTATAACAAAATGTGTAAATTTGAAAAGAAGTGTATTTGGAGGAAACACTTTCTATAGAGGGAATGCTTAGCTTTAAATAACACAGTTCATCaagttaaatttatttaaaatttataactATTTAATGTAATCCTAGTTCTCAGTTGCCCTTTTTGCTATAATGCTAATTCTTAACTTTTCTATTTACAATAATGCTAGGACTCAAATGTGCTTTTAACCATAAAGCTAATTATTATCTACAATGTTTACGCACTGTTTACAATGTCACGCTAATTCTCAACCCACCTGTTTACTATAACGCTTTTTTTTACTAGGCTAGTTCTTGCCCTCCCCctttactataatgctagttctCGACCATCCTGTGTACTTTAAGGCTAGTTCTTGCCCCAAGCCCCCccccaacacatacacaccaacggTTTAAATAGCACATAACGCTAGTTCTTTACGCCCCGTTTACAACAACGTTAGTTCTTGCCCACGTTTACTGTTAGGCTTGTTCTCAACCCACCTTTTTACTATAAGGCTAGTTCTTAATTTAATGCTACTTCTTGCTCCCTCTGTTTACTATAATACAACTTCTCTACCACCCCACACCTTACTCTAAGGCTTACTCTTGTGTctctgtttactgtaacgctagttcTCGACCCCCCGTTTACTATAAGGCTAGTTCTTGCCCCCACCTTTTCTATAATGCTAGTTCTTGCCCCTGTTTACTATTACGCTAGTTCTAACCCCCTATTTACTATAACACTAGTTCACCTCCATTTACTATAACAAAAGTTCTTGCCCTGTTGTTTACTATAAGGCTAGTTTTTGCCCCCCCTTAACTATAATGCTAGTTCTTGCCCGCCTGTTTACTTTAACGCTAGTTTTTGACCACCGTGTTGACTGTAAGGCTAATTCTTGCCCCTCTGTTTACTATAACTCTATTTTTCGACCCCCTGTTTACTATAAGGCTAGTTTCCCACCACCCTGTTTACTATAACACTACTTTTCAACCACCTTACTTACTACAATGCTAGTTTTTGACCACCTGTTAATCCAAATCCAGTGAAAACTATTAGCCACCATTTCTCATTTGCCATTAGCTAAAGTTTTTTGAAGTTAAAAGCTAGATTCTACTTGATCCAGTTGGaattttgattaaaaataaaacacaaaatgcCTAAAATAGTAGTTCAGTTTGGTCCCCAGTGAGACACTTTTGAATAAAAAGTGATAGCTGTTCTGGACCTGACATACAGGCAGAATCAAACGATACCGAGCACTGATTCATTTACCTCTTGCTTCAGGTTCAAAGAGCGGTTTCACAAAGCCGTGTGGGACTTGACGCCGGACTGCGACATCACCTTCATCCAGTCAGAAGAAGGCAGTGGCCGAGGAGCGGCGCTTATCTCGGCTGTGGCCTGTAAGATGGCGGCCCGCACAATAGAGCCATGATGCCTGAGATCAAGCACTGGCTCGTGAACTCGACTTAAATTGCAGGATCTCTGCGATGATGGAGGCTCATCTGGAGTGGCCTTGTAAGCTCTTTTCTCACAGGATGTGCAACTCTCACTGTAGGATTTGCCATGTGGAGCAACGGCTAATATCTCGGCGCCCAGATCGGACCTTGATGTACATATCCCGTTGTTTATATCAGCTTTCTGTGCTAAGAATGttaaatacatacagtatatacacagcTGAGAGGCTTTTAACAGAGACACCATTATACatgtattttgtgttttaataCATTGTGTGGTCGTTGGAGCATGATTCTCTTATATTGGgtttgcttattttatttattatcattgttattgtttttgttaatgTTATTCTGAACTGTGTTCGCATTCAGCAATCAACAGTGTAAAATGATTGATTCATGTAAATAAAGTGACTCTATCATACACCACACTGACTATCATGGACCAAAACTTATAAATAGTTTTCAGTTAATTAACAGCtataaaaatatgaagaataaaacacacagagaatgtgctgttataggaaaacaacaggtgatgatgtggtgtaatgtggaTTGACACTGACTGGTGTTACCGTTACCACcctgatgttgattattttctaataacaacatacagtatttttcttcacatatatatggtggccgagaagtgcaaaacaaaataacaaatccggaaacacaataacaaatctggaaacacaataacaaatccgggaaacaaaataaaaaatctgaaaacaaaataacaaatccgggaAACTAAATAAACTATCCgaaaacaatataacaaaaacaaaaaaactaaataacaaatccggaaacaaaataacaaatccggaaacaaaataacaaatccggaaacaaaatatcaaatccggaaacaaaataacaaatccggaaacaaaatatcaaatctggaaacaaaataacaaatccgggaAACTAAATAAACTATCCgaaaacaatataacaaaaacaaaaaaactaaataacaaatccggaaacaaaataacaaatccggaaacaaaataacaaatctggaaacaaaatagcaaatccgaaaactaaataacaaaaacaaaaaaactaaataacaaaaacaaaataacatataaaacacaataacaaatctggaaacaaaataacaaatccaaaaagacaatataaaatccaaaaataacaaaaaccaaaaaactaaataaatacaacaaaaataacaaatcagaaaacaaaattttaaatccggaaacacaaggaCAAATCAGACAAACGGATAAAGGTAGAAGACCagagcagtagaaagtggattacatatatatatatatatatgtatatatatatatatatatatatatatatatatatatatatatatatgtatatatatatatatatatatatatatatatataaacttattGTGAGAAATTAATCCAGGTTCAGAGATTCagtttaatgataataataataattcttccttaatataattacaattataattattattataattattattatgttgatgtttataaaatgttataatttttttaacaataataataataataatatttatttatttattcaggacAGTAGGTGGCAGTTCAGTTGCCAAAAATTTTGAAATTGTCTTCTAAGACAGCAGGCAGGCAGTTCCCCACAATTTAAGACACACCCTATTGCTCATACCTCAGCTATACCTATTTACACATGTTGCCCCGCCTGCTAGCTCCCAGGTCCCCTCTGCCACTCTGCTGCATACCCGAGGAAAGGCATGGCCAGTCTGTCAGCGCCTGGTGCTTcttaaaaatggaataaaaacattCCCACTCTTTTTCACTGCTGATGATCAGGTGACCTAGAGAACCTCTGAAACACTGAAGCATGAGGACGGGGAGGAGAAACAACACATGGCAAGCCAACTTCTCACAGGTACAACTCCTGTATTTTTAGCAGCTATGATCTTGGTAGTAACTCTTGTGCTGGTGGTGTGATTTTATTGCATAAGGATATACACCAATATACTTCTTAATGTATAAATATTCTTAAATGTTCCTTTATATTCCTTGCACTGGAGAGCTTTTAATCAGGTACATTAATCAGTGAAGGAAAATCACAATGTCTTTATCTTGTGAAttgtttttctatttaatttCCTGTTCCACAGCATGTTTTCGAAACTTCCAGTCAACGCATACTTTCTTATCTTGGTCAAACACCCGTGCCTGGACGTGCTCTCCACTATTCAAagatggttttttttgttgttgttgtttcacaTGAACCCCCTTATTTAGCGGAGTTAGTCCTAGTCACCTTTGCAGCCTGTCATTTCATTTGTTGAGGTGTTTTGGATGCTGAAATCTTACAGTGCTGCACAGGTTATTGTTTGGTTTTCCTACAAGTCCCCTGATTGATCACTTTCTTGAATGGAAAATTTTAAGCAAATTATTGCATGCAGGCCAATCTAAAACTAATGTCATCAGTGAGGTTTAACAGCCGGTTTACAACTTgtaaagtattttatttctaaagtaTGTGCACACAAACTGAAGAAAGGGTTTACAAAATTAAGGGATGAAATTCCAATCCATACAATCCACTGTAtgtgggatggatggataaatggatggataaatggatggatggatagacagttGGAATGGACAAATACACATAAATTGCCACTTCACTTCACCAGGATCGCTGGTTTGACCATAAACTCGGATTACGGTCTGAGtggtttcacatgttctccttgtgtccATAGAGTTTATTCTGGGTTCTTGATCCCTTTTTTATTTAACccatttgtctgttttttttttgtcctatctattctattctattctattctattctattctattctattctattctaatctaTTTTTGTCATTGTATATACAAATTGTAAAACAGGGATACTTTAAATTTTCATCCCTTTAAAATCCAATGGGGAGGGGTTGAAAACTTTTGTTCTGTATAAACTGATtgatgtacatttacatttattagatCTGCATATAAAATCTAACAGACCCAGAGCAACTCAAGAAAGTGCCTCctaatctgattaaaaagttaGTTCACAAAGTCAGGGACTAAGTAAATAGTATCTCGGTGATTCgaatgataatgaggctgagtagTCAGTAGTAGTGATTTAATTAGTGGGTAATCCTTTTCagtacaaacaaatgaattcaGTATTATGGAAATTAGTCTCCTTTTTGTTGGAATGTTTCACTGAAACAATAatcagctgagagagagagagagagagagagagagagtgagtgagagagagggagagaacaaaagagacatacagatacagagagagagagggagagaacaagagagacatacagatacagagagagagagggagagaacaagagagacatacagatacagagagagagagagagagagagagagacatacagatacagctgacagagagtgacagacagacagtgaaaaagagagagagagcaagagagacatacagatagagagagagagagagagagagagacatacagatacagctgacagagagtgacagacagacagtgaaaaagagagagcaagagagacatacagatagagagagagagacagacagacagagaaaaagagaaagagagacatacagatacagagagagagagggagagaacaagagagacatacagatacagagagagagagagagagagagagacatacagatacagctgacagagagtgacagacagacagtgaaaaagagagagagagcaagagagacatacagatagagagagagagagagagagagagagggagagaacgagagacatacagatacagagagagagagagagagagagagagagagagacatacagatagagagagagagacagacagacagagaaaaagagaaagagagagagacatacagatacagagagagacagagagagaggcagacagacggagaaagagagacacagaaagagaaagatacagaTACAGGGTGACCGATACAGAAAGAGATGCAGAGTGTGACAGagtaagagacagagatggagtgaggtagagagggatagagaaagagagagtacaACCTCCTTATGAAATAATGTGTGA
Coding sequences within:
- the gck gene encoding hexokinase-4 translates to MPCITAVRQQRLRVPSSYKSMLEKVHMVDQILSEFQLSKEELKEVMRRMQREMNRGLRVETHEEASVKMLPTYVCSTPEGSEVGDFLALDLGGTNFRVMLVVVGEDEERGWKVETKHRMYSIPEDAMTGTAEMLFDYIAECISDFLDEHHIKHRKLPLGFTFSFPVRHEDLDKGILLNWTKGFKASGAEGNNVVGLLRDAIKRRGDFEMDIVAMVNDTVATMISCYYEDRSCEVGMIVGTGCNVCYMEEMHSVELVEGEEGRMCVNTEWGAFGGNGELEDFRLEYDRVVDESSLNPGEQLYEKLISGKYMGELVRLVLMKLVNEDLLFNGEASDILKTRGSFETRFVSQIESDTGDRKQIYNILSSLGVLPSELDCDIVRLACESVSTRAALICGAGLAGVINIMRERRCVDELKITVGVDGSVYKLHPWFKERFHKAVWDLTPDCDITFIQSEEGSGRGAALISAVACKMAARTIEP